gttaaagtgtgtaacctttttatttaaaaaacttaaactGTTAAAGAGAACAagacttttattatttaattatattctcaacaCACCCCTCGACTATCCACCCTTGAGTATAGAAATTCGATCATTAGTCACATGGAGTAAAATTTCCTGTCATGAAAATGGTGATATTTTTGTCAAATGTTATTCTAAAACTTGTGAATCTCAGGTACTTGAATGACACCAAGAGAGAAATCAAGTGGGGATCAAAAAAGTTGGTTGAAAAAGGTTTTGTGTACAAATATGGAATGAAGGAGATACTTGATGATTGTCTTACTTCTGCTAGGAAGAATGGCATTTTATAGCaacattgaataaataattttataattgtaaCACTTACTTCTTTAATTTGTCACATacatgatattttattatatttcagAAAAATCTTAGAGCACTTGACATTTCTTTTTCGTCTGTAACAAGTGATGTCAAAATTTATGTTAAAGTACATTGAAAAAAGTTCTTCTAAAATTGGcataggagaaaaaaaaagtacaaaaagtAGACTTTTCCAAAGAGCTGGCTCTCAAGTTAGGTGTCAATCGAAAATACACTCGATATAACCCAATTCTAAGGTCAAAGGTTCAAATCCTAGGTTTGACGCTCTGACATCTTATAAATTCCTGGCACTGTTACTACTCTTAAGTTGGGtgataaattcaaaaatatcgaTCATCAAGTTAGAATCATGAACATCAAGTTGATCATCCACATAAATCCCAGTCTCTAGAAAATGGCGAATCAATTACTGAAGTTGGCGTTGAGCTAAACACAATCCGATCCGATCCTGAGCTCTAAAGAATCTTGTCCATCTCAAACTCCTCTTCTTGATTTGGCAACAATGACAAGTACATGGATTTTGATGTAAATGGCTCTATTGAATTGACAAAGAAATGGGCATTTTGGCTTTCACATTGTAGTGGAGTGAAAGGAACAGTTTCTTCTTTGATTGTATTCAAGTTTTCAACTCTTTGTTTCTTTATTTGACACTGATTTGGCTTTTGGTTTTCATATGAAATGAATATTGATGATTGTGAGGTTTTGCAACTATGCATTCCTTTATATGTCACATCAAAGACTAAAGGATCTTGTTCTGATTTTTGAACTTGTTTTGTTGCTAAGCAGCCTTTTGTATTCCTGAGAGTGCACCTATAATAAGCCCTACAATTTCAAATGTAACATCATCTTAGATAAAAATTCAGATAGTTCACTGCACTAAGCTTTTGCTATGCTTATCTTGTATCTCTGCACAAgactatttataaaatttaaacttttaaccTCCTGATCACATGACAATAACTTTATCAGTTACGTCAAGACTCCCCTTCTCCCAGCTAAATACTTagaactaattttaattttgttaaagaAACACACTTCTTTATGTTCAATAAGCAAACATACTTCATGAGGTATCTATAATAGAGTAATAATTTTGTCCAAATGGAAATAAAATTGTAACTACTTCAGGGgttctatatttttcaaaactatcACTAGCTAataaaaagattcaattttcaGGGACAAAAGAGcaaaaagattcaatctttagtgataaaatagcaaaaagattcaattttcaGGGACCAAAAGAGcaaaaagattcaattttcaGTGACAAATCTTTAGCGACAAATAATGCAAAAACATTCAAACTTAAGTGACAACAAAGTaaaaaagattcaatctttaggacaaaaatacaaaaagatttAAACTTCAATTACAAAAGAGcaaaaagattcaatctttaaaaagattttttttgaaattttatctttttcaaaattaagtaattgagaatataatagcaaaaaaaaagttcatttttttatttgttaaaatgggGGAGTATCATGAATTTGAATAGCaatactcaattttttttggtgcTTTGCATAATAATGAGATATAAACACATGTCAAGTTGCATTGAtactataaatatttcattataatgtcaacataactaatattttaatttccatATAGAGATATAGTACCTTAATAAACTTTTAACATATAATACAATAGGACAAAATAACACATGGGGTCCCTTGTTGTATATATCCATTTTTATCAATCACTTAAAAGATGATATAATATCTCAAATATAGAAGTGGCTGTGGAGGAAGAGATAAAGCAAAAGTCCCAACAAATGGAGGAGAAAAGCACTTGCAAGGTTTGTGTTACAGGAGGTGCAGGGTACATAGGTTCTTCTCTTGTAAAAAATGCTTTTGGATATAGGTTACATTGTTCATGCTACCCTACGAAACTTAGGTATGcttttaatttcctttattcCTGAGTTACGTTGCTCGAATTTCTCAAAATGTGTGTAAAAAAGACTAGTTGTTTTACACATTTAATGTTTCAATGAAAATCTGTTTTCCATTTTTCGTAATGTGTGGATATTTTGTGAAATGATTAGTTAAGTTGATTTAAATGTAGAGGATGAATCAAAGGTGGGACTACTAAGTTATTTGAAGCTGACATTTATAGAGCTGAGGAATTTGAGGAAGCTATTCAAGGCTGTGAATTTGTTTTTCATGTTGCCACACCTTCAATGCATTATGAAGGTTCTCAGGTATGGAATTCCACCCATCATTAATCCCTATTTTCAGGAGCCGATCTAGGAGAGACGAGGGTGTTCACTCGATAACAATTATATATAGGGCTTCAGAATTATTTGTTTTGAAGTTCTATGTTCAAACCATAGATACTATTTTGAACTCAgggaaaattttgaattcatcatTGCCTCTCGTCCCAAATTATAATTGAGTTTGAATTATGTGCattgatattataatttatttatttttatcatcgaatgaaattgatttataataataagtactctcttcattttaatttatatggaataattaaaattttgagagtCAACCAGAATCTTCCTTAGACTGAATTTTTTTAGTGGTTTTCGGTATTTTATAAGCTATGATACCATATTAATATTGATTAATCAAGAATCAAAAGAGTTGAAAAAAGTTTCAATATATACTTCTTCCCATTTTATGTCGCACTTTTCGAATTTCGACATTCAAACAAGTCTATCTTTAAccgtaaatttttcataaattttttgaacattttaaattattaattattgtgacttataatactttttacgttgtttacaaatatataaattttatttcaaaaaaaattgaagattttccATGCGCAAATTCCCTATCAACATAAACAGTTTAActcttagaaaaacaaaaattcatctcaatcttttaTACTCATATTTGTTATGGTCCACACTTTCTACTTagtttcatatatatacattttgtttttgatttaaataaatcttgtttcttttatttgtaatcTTGACCTTAATATATGAAACAGTATAAAGATAGAACAGAGGCAACAGTTGATGGAGTGAAGAAAATTGGAATGATTTGCCTTAAAAATGGGACAGTAAAGAGACTTATTTATACTGCCTCTATTGTAGCTGCCTCACCATTGAAGGAAGATGGAATTACTTACAAACAATTAATGGATGAAACATGTTGGACACCTCTTAATTTCTCAAATCCTTACTCTCAGCAATGGCTTTGGGTGagcttaattaatgtatttatttatgtttgtcTAAAAGTTTCTTGActgttataaatataaatatgtcatttaactTGACTATAGTTtacatttatgtccttcaattttgagtgtgcacaagtagacacaaAATTGTGTgaagttaaacaaataaaaacacacATCCTATGTTACATCctacatgaaaattttcatcATACGTGGTGTGATGTCTTACGCGTATTATGTCACGTACAACTCATGTGtttacttgttttattttatacaagTCTAAGTGTcaacttgtgcacacccaaagttggaGAGTATAAATGTGAAATGAAATACTTATGTGTTATGTCGTTATAATAAGGTggtgttatatatatacacactgatatatgacatttatatctcatctagttGTTATGAACAAAAGTgtgcaatttttatttattatgtaaatagtcagtatatataacttaaattctcttatatattattatatatataggaTTATGTAGAGTCAAAGATGTTAGCTGAGAAAGAGGTGTTGAAGTTTGAGAAGGAAGGTTTGGAGGTGGTTACATTATGTTGTGGCCTTGTAGGTGGACATACTTTTTTGCCTTATATGCCAACAACTTCTGCTATGTTCTTGTCAGTGTTCACTCAAGATGAGAAATTGTACAATATACTCAAGTTTTTAGAGGACCTTAATGGAAAAGTTCCAATTGTGCATATTGAAGATGTGTGTGAAGCTCATATGTTCTTCATGAATAATGTTGGTTCACTCAATGGGCGTTTCTTGTGTGCTAGCTCCTATGTTTCTACTGAAGAGATTGGCAATTACTATCAACACAATTATCCAGAGTTTAAGGTCAACCAAGAGTAAGATGTTATTATCAATCTTGCATACTACATTACATTATACAGTACTTCCTTGCATAACCGACTTGAATTGTGGTGGGATGATTGAGTTTGAGTTTCCTTTCACACTTGATCAAAGGTTTTGCGATGGTCAAGCCGTCAAGGAGTAGGGTTGGGGGAATTGGGTAGGTAAGGAGGATAAAATAAGCATAGAATATCACTTATAAAACGTATGTTCCTATCATTCTATTAAGGAAAGTCATTTTCTTAGTTTTAGGACTTTTCATGTGCGGACTTGATTCTTTCATGAGTCAATCACGTGATAAATCTTTTTAATATAGTTGGCAGTGGATTCAATCTTAGGATCTTTGCCTGCTCTGATATTATGTTGAAGTGTGTGATCTTCTCATTTAAAAACCTGAGTTGTTAGAGAGAACaacacttttattatttaattatattctcaacaCGCTCTCCTCGATCATCCCAGAATATAGAAATTTGATCAATTGGCCACATGGTATAAACTTTCATGTCATGAATATGGTGATATTTTGTCAAATGTGATTCTAAAACTTGTGAATCTCAGGTACTTGAATGACACCAAGAGAGAAATCAAGTGGGGATCAAAAAAGTTGGTTGAAAAAAGTTTTGTGTACAAATATGGAATGAAGGAGATACTTGATGATTGTCTTACTTCTGCTAGGAAGAATGACATTTTATAGCAACAATGAACAAACAATTTTATAATTGTGACACTTTGCTTTTATAAAATTGTTTGAAGTGTCCATCTAATCTTGGGCTTCCCAAGGTAACTTAATTAACCAGTTCCTGTATCTGAATTTGTTTGGTTAAACTCTTGTGTATGCAGCATTTTACAAAATTATGCAAGTATGTTAATAAGTACtgacttatattttaatttgtcacAGACATGAcattaaatgtattttaaaCAAATCTTAGAGacatttgatattattttttaacgttTGTAACAAGTGGTGTCAAAATTTATGGTAAAGTACATTGCCAAAAAAAAGTTCTATTATAATTGGCATAGGAGTAAAAACAGAATAGTACAAAAAGTagacttttccaaagagttggcTCTCAAGTTAGtgtagacaaaaaaaaaaaacattcgaTAAGGCCCAATTCTAGGTGACTCTCTGACATCTTATAAATTCCTGACGTTGTTACTATTCTTAAATTAGGTGAAATATTCAGAAATGTCGATCATCAAGTTAGGATCATGAACATCAAGTTGATCATTCACTGATAAATCCCAATCTCTAGAAAATGGCGAATCAATTATTGAAGTTGGTGTTGAGCTGAACACAATACGATCCGATTCTGAGCTCTGAAGAATCTTGTCCATCTCAAACTCCTCTTCTTGATATGGCAACAATGATAAGTACATGGATTCTGATGCAAGTGGCTCTATGGAATTGACAAAGCATTGGGCATTGTGGCTTTCACATTGTAGTGGAGTGAAAGGAACAGTTTCTTCTTTGATTGTATTCAAGTTTTCAACTCTTTGTTTCTTTATTTGACACTGATTTGGCTTTTGCTTTTCATATGAAATGAATGTTGATGAGTGTGAGGTTTTGCAACTATGCATTCCTTTATATGTCACATCAAAGACTAAAGGATCTTGTTCTGATTTTTGAACTTGTTTTGTTGCTAAGCAGCCTTGTGTATTCCTGTGAGTGCACCTATAATAAGCCCTacaatttcaaatgaaaaattcaTCTTAGATACAAATCCAGATAATTCAGTGCACTAAGTTTCCGCTAATGCTAATCTTATATCTGTGCAAGAGGCTATTTACATAGTTTCTGATCACATGATAATAACTTTATCAGTTACGTCATACGCTCCCTTCTCCCAAGTAAATACTTTAGAATTAATTAAAAGCAAACATACTTCAAGTATCTAATAGAGTAAAAGGTTTGTCTAAATGGAAATAAAATTGTAACTACTTTAGGGTGTTGTCTATATTTTTGGACACCCTTCAAGCCCAAAAGTAGAATTGTTGTGAATTTAAGGACATTCTTGCattgaatattatataatttcaaaactaTCACTACCTAACAAAAGTGAAAAGGTGTGGTTgtcataatatgaaaatagtttaacaaccaaaaaagaaagaaaaacaaaacaaaagataaaaaggaaaaagaagaaaaggggttcctttttccttcttttttttttttaattattattattattttattttattttaccttgGATGAATAGCTCCTAAAATGTTTTTTTGCCCATATTTTCTCCAACTATAACCATCATCATGATTAAAACTTTCAAGCTCTGTCCCATGTACTCTAACTTGTTTGCTCCATTGCTGCATTTTCTTTCTACAAatccaacaacaacaaaaaattagaaaaaaaaaattcaatacctaaatttcaagaaagtaccatagaaaattattttaattgaggACTAAAATTAATTCACCTTTTCTTATTTTGGCCTTGATCCCTCAAAGGAAAAGGATCATTTGTTCCATTATAAACTTCACAATTCAAAATTGACAATGATTTGTCTATAGAGGAAAGTATTTTCTcaagaagaaaatcattttcctcTGGTGAAGCCAGAGGATCAAATTGGTTTACAAACTCTTTCCCTTGAGTAAGCTCAGTAATTAGACTTTCTTTATTCCAAACTTTAACTTTCTCCATTTGGGGATCAATCTTTAGTGACCAAATTGCAAAAAAGATTCAATGTTTAGTGACAACAGAGTAAAAAGACTCAAACTTCAGTGACAAAAGAGcaaaaagattcaatctttagTGATAAAAATGCAAACAGATTCAAATTTCAATGCCAAAAGAGCAAAATGATTCAAACTTCAATGACAAAAGTGcaaaaagattcaatctttagtgacaaaaatgcaaaaaagatTCATTCCTCAATGACAGAAATGcataaagattcaatctttagTGACAAAAATGCAAAAAGATTCAATCTTGAATGACAAAAGATTCATTCCTCAATGACAAAAATGcataaagattcaatttttttttttggggaatTGGAAAGATTTAAGCCAAAGCACTAAATGGGGTGTTTCAAAACAAGAAAACAAGTATAAAATGAGTATTTAAAATCactgaaaattatatataaagatgacaaaattgatcactaaattttttttgaagaaataagcaaggacaaaagaaagaaagtgaaGGTGCTATGTAACTACAAAGAGGTTTCTTTATGAATTGcataaaaaagtaaagaaaagatAGGGGGGATTTAAAGGAGGAAAATTTGTGGAAAGTGGGAATGTAGAATTTGTAATGTGAACAAAGAATTCAAGAATAATTCAAGAAAGTTTCTAATGTGGgccatttttttttgtctaccACCATCAATTACATTTAActttcatttgtttttcttccaATATTGTCTTTCCATTTGTCCCTTGATTGATTAGtatgtccttttttttttcatcattaattgTTGTTAGAAGTACTACTAAGATTTATGGCCTTTATATTTGCTACCTACCAtcttattttttgaagaattaGTTGAGTAGTGTTTATTAATCTAGACTAGAATATGATGTTGTAAAAGATCTATGTTATTATGTCATAGCTAGAATGTCCTTTTAAATGAACTTTACTTAGAtcttatgagaaaaaaattgagactAGATCCAAAACTATAAGATTGCAAATTGACTAATTCTAAACTTCTTATTTCATTTGTAATAAGATAAGTTATAGTTACAACTtgcatatgtttatatgatttatttagactatatatttcaatagtctttcttttattttaaactttatatcTAGTCAAACACATTTATATATACTGGTGCAGAGTCACTGTGGGAGCAATTTTTGAAGCGATCCCCTTCATTAGTtataaactatttcttttattttaatttcttataattttgacttaatacgaaatttaagaaagtacaaaaaatttatgaatcttgtgatcttaaactaaaaatacatcaaatttattaaaataccATTTaaccttatgattttaaatataaaaaaattaaaaaaaaaaaagaaacgatattttaaaaatagattaaaaagaaaaaacagaacatATTTTCCCACAATTCTTCAAGAGAAAAGATGATTAAAACTTATAGTGCTTATTTGTCagtaaaatcaaattttgtaaTGTCAAAGAATGTTGGCAAAAACAGAGAACACATTGAGGTGGATGATGTATTATATAAGTGAAGAAAGCTTTTTTGATATTCGAATAAATATGTTAAgatgatattatttataaaatatttaatataattttgattatgatAGAAAAGAAAAACCAACATGAATTGGgatttataaaacttatttttcttttaacttgttttgttgaagaaaatattttgatttataaagAGCTAATAAGATGTttagttataaattattttataatataaaaataaattatttttatgaaatagaTAAATAAGCAAATAGTACAAGATAACaagagtaaatatatgttttgactctccttttttattattaaaaaactaGTATGAGATAATGAGATTTTCATATGTCTAAAGTGTTAACTTTTCGTTTGAACTCATGAATCCTTAATTAGCTCCGCTTTTATGATAAAACAATGAGATCCTCATATGTCCAATTCAACATAGAGTCaatcttatttatttcattttattttatattgtcaacatgaatatgaaatagaaaacaaataaTACTATCATTTAATATGATGCATCATGCATAATAGATACCCTCCAGAGAtagttatgaaaaaatataaaaaagatggGCAAACGTGACTTGTTAAGTAGAAAGTTGGGACTTGGGACAGTTGCAAGGAAGTTTcaacaaaattatcattttctcactttttatatgatactttatttatcttttcatatattattagaTTTCCTTCTGATCTGTCACTTGATCCAAAAAAGAATTCTCCTACTTCAACCCTCCTAAGAATTGAAAAAACCTGCTTAAACTTATGAAAATAAAGCTTGAGATACTACTATTCACACCACGGTTAAAGATGGATCTTGTATTGGAGTGATCATGCAAGATTCAAAAGAAAGCTTTATTATGACCATCATTCTTCTCCTCGACAATGGAACCAACCATATTGTTGAAGCAAAAGCATTCTTCTTTGGCCTTAAGTGTTGTATTATCAATAGGCATATATTCACTACATCTGAAACTGATTCCCTCCACCTCTTTAAGTAATATACTCAAGTTATGTCCACTCTTTGCGGAGTGAGAGAAATGGTGAATAAAATCATGGAGTTGATCCTTAGGTACAACATCTAAATCAATCATTGTTATAACGAACCCAACAAAGTGGCTACAAACTTGTTTTTTGTAGCCAACTAACCAACAACACCATAGTACGTAccaacacattttttttaccaaTACAAGTTAAGGGAGTCCTCAACTTAGATATTCCATTCTttagtattttaaaaagaaaacctGCTCTGATTTACAATGACTATCCTTGAAAAGTTCATTGTTGTCACACCTTTTTTTCCCAAactaataaagttttaaaataagaCAGTctacaataaatcaaataagaCGGGATATAAGTAAATTTATTAAGCCAATAACTATAATATATCCAAAATAAAGTCAAGTCAAATATACGTCAATAAAGCGATTGCGCTAGAACCACAAAATTGTACACCTTCCACTTGGTCAATACAAATTCTAGCTCGCAGACTAATAGAAATTAAATTCAACAACCTTTTGAACATTGATTCAAATAAGGTGACTTGAAAAATTAAAACCCAATTTTTAGTGGttgtgaaataaaataatcattttttaaaatatcaattcaattgGATTCTTTTTCAAAACATTCATGTTTGGGGAAAACAGGGTGTGACAATTATTAGTTGTTACCTTTGTGTAACTTCTTTTTTGCCTATTACTACTATAATTGGGATGATTTAGAAGTGAATGATGAcaaccaacaacaatacttTGATCAAGAGAGGAAAACTTATTCATGTCATCTTTTAAAactaataaagttttaaaataagaCAGTCTACAATAaatcttgtgattttaaattaaagatatgtcaaatatatcaaaatgtcattaAATCTTGTACTCTTaagcatatatataaaaagttaaaattaaaaaattatcaaaaggaggagatattatttttgaaacatattagaaaaaaaggagaagggTCATAAATACCCctcaattttgttttatttgttgaTCATGACCTTAcgttaaaatgaagttattcttACCCTTTCCATTACTAATTGCATCATTGTTCCTCTCAATTAGATGGAAAGCTTTCAAATCAACTAGAATCATCTAATTTAAACCCGATCTGACCCCCTTAATCATATAACTCGTTTTTTTCACCCAAATCAACTTTGTTTTCTACCATCAACACCTCCACTTAAACAACAACCAAAGCCACCACCCTTTCCAAAATCCTCAACACCACCATCTTCTAGCGGTGGGGCACAGAAACCAACAGATCCTCCAGGGCTTCTGCAGGCATAAGAGCCTTTGATACTCCACATCGTGTGAAAGATGTCGAAAGTTACTGAATTGTGAGCACttctcaaaacaaaatccttgcCACATCCCATCTTGCCTCACCACAGTGCTATACTTTTTCTTCAATTAGCGGAGTTTCTCCACAAGATGTGCTCATTAAATGTGGTAGTACTGTAATAGTGCTGCTGGGAAGAAGTGTTCAGGCCACGTTGGGTGGTGTACTCCAAAAATTCTCCCAACAACTCAATTTCATGATAAAGGAGATACTAAAGAGGGTGATGACTTTGGTGGTGGTTTCAGTGGAGTTTTTGCTGGTGGAAATCAAAGTtgatttagttaaaaaaaagtgGGTTACATGATTAAGAGAGTCGGATCGGGttaaaattgagtaatttaagtaaaattgaATAGTTTGAGTTGATCGGGGCTTTCCATCCATTTGAGGGTACAAATGATGAATAACGACATGGTAAGAATAACTTCaatttacaataataatatactatATAGTCAACCGATACAATAAAACTGagggatattttttttatccttttgtAATACCTCGTAAAAATTTTGAGCCAAGACTCAAACAATCGTTCGTGGtgagtaaatttttttagaggaatttaaatttctaaagtATTAAGGTCAGTTCACTAGATTTAGCACATTGAGTTCCAAAgagaattaaaattgaaatagcaaaatctgaaattttgcaagttaaGCTAGGTATGAGTTTTGGATCAaattcaaatgaccataactcctagTACAGGATGAGTTAGTTGTTCTACAAGAATCTACCTAGGAACGAggtttgaattatattttcaatgCCACCAAGTTTGCTAATTTTTGAGTTCGGATGAGTGAGATGTGACCTTTTGAAGTTTGAtgtccagttaaggaaagttagccgaaaatagtgaggggtattttgatcctttccttacccaatcaaatttaattcatttttagtagcATTTTAGGGGTATAATACTTtaggttcagttttataatcctaacTCACGCCTAgagttttagttgagagttcaagaaaagacaagaagaaaaaaagaagagaaatgaggagaaaagaggaaaggATGAAGGAGTTTGTCTACATTCTTGAGTTTAGTTGCGGATTTTCGCCATGAGTTTAAtacctaagaggtatgtaagttTCCATAGTGTTGGATTTGTCCACCCACACGtcaaacatgttattttcaatgtaatttcattctcaaaaacTTGAAGAATTTAAGTTCTTGAGGTTCATTGTATATCTTGTCTTGTTcgaattttgatgatttcttgagatGAAATTGATTGTTTGGAGTGTTGCTTTGAGTATATTAGTGTTTAATTAGGATGGATAATTGAATCTAAGAAAAACTTAAGaaaagaaatcaattaaaagCGATTTAGGGTAAGAAAATGAGAGAGATATTCGCAATAAACATGCCTGGGAAGATGCTGGGGCGGCGCGCCTTCAGTGCACCCAAATGCAGCCTCTGATAGTACGGGCTGACTCCTCGCGCCTGGAATGCTCTAAGTTCGCCTGAACCCACTCCTTTTCCATCGATTTTGTCGTTTGAGCTTATTTAAAGttgttgtgcggaattcgagataatacaagaaaatataaacgcgaaaaacaagacaacagattgacgtggttcaccaataaattggctacgtccatggggaagagagggagcagttttattatggagaggcaaaaacagaatacaataTAGGGTTTgacatagcgtctatatatagtgctaagctacgccctaacaggcttgggtccaacatacagaattgacagataattaagggcctaatacaacaacattgtatactgtcgggccgg
The sequence above is a segment of the Solanum lycopersicum chromosome 10, SLM_r2.1 genome. Coding sequences within it:
- the LOC101263251 gene encoding probable WRKY transcription factor 30: MEKVKVWNKESLITELTQGKEFVNQFDPLASPEENDFLLEKILSSIDKSLSILNCEVYNGTNDPFPLRDQGQNKKRKKMQQWSKQVRVHGTELESFNHDDGYSWRKYGQKNILGAIHPRAYYRCTHRNTQGCLATKQVQKSEQDPLVFDVTYKGMHSCKTSHSSTFISYEKQKPNQCQIKKQRVENLNTIKEETVPFTPLQCESHNAQCFVNSIEPLASESMYLSLLPYQEEEFEMDKILQSSESDRIVFSSTPTSIIDSPFSRDWDLSVNDQLDVHDPNLMIDISEYFT